From a region of the Castanea sativa cultivar Marrone di Chiusa Pesio chromosome 10, ASM4071231v1 genome:
- the LOC142612817 gene encoding uncharacterized protein LOC142612817 isoform X2, whose translation MGGFSVVEEATAAVGKREYGDTWGNPLFHSHHRRSKSASDRNASVLGGGVLRSIKQDQDERYVLPYSASVSRGQSPLHDYANYFNKNISSNHRASLEKDIEQLQLRLQQEKSMRMMLERTMGRASSTLSPGHRHFAAQTKELIAEIELLEEEVANREQHVLSLYRNIFDSVSQPPSAQNSGMASPAHTKHASRKHPCIISSAFCSSKKFPLRPLQALVSLDDPWKRSHKTSHPPMSNSKNNIDTEKMCFDQTKVREKVQAMDKTSVLRTLKDHLYQCPSKLSEEMVRCMAAVYCWLRSAASVNTEANRSPLLSRSSTNVIQPRRGTGEDRDWSCKSMIEISWISTDKSQFSRASYAINNYRVLVEQLERVSFSQMENDAQTAFWINVYNALVMHAYLAYGIPNNSLRRLALFHKAAYNIGGHVISANAIEHAIFCFRTPRSGRWLETILSTALRKKSGEERQLSSKLGLLKFQPLVCFALCTGAFSDPALKVYTASNVGEELEAAKREFLQANIVVKKSRKVFLPKVLERYAREASLNSDDILKWLTENVDKKLHDSIQKCIDRKSSKKASQIIEWLPYSSRFWYIFSKDLAEKPWWM comes from the exons ATGGGTGGTTTTAGTGTTGTTGAGGAAGCAACAGCAGCAGTTGGGAAGAGAGAATATGGAGACACTTGGGGAAATCCACTTTTTCATTCCCATCACAGACGCTCTAAGAG TGCTTCAGACAGGAATGCAAGTGTTTTAGGAGGTGGAGTTTTGCGTTCCATAAAGCAGGACCAAGATGAAAGATAT GTGTTACCATATTCAGCAAGTGTTTCTAGGGGACAAAGTCCTCTGCATGACTACGCCAACTATTTTAATAAGAACATTTCATCAAATCACAGGGCCTCCTTGGAAAAAGAT ATTGAGCAGCTGCAATTGCGATTACAGCAAGAAAAATCTATGCGCATGATGCTTGAGAGGACAATGGGTCGAGCTTCTAGTACTTTATCTCCTGGACATAGGCATTTTGCTGCTCAG ACAAAGGAATTGATTGCTGAAATTGAATTACTTGAAGAAGAGGTTGCAAACCGTGAGCAGCATGTTCTTTCTCTCTACAGGAACATCTTTGACAGTGTTAGTCAGCCACCTTCAGCACAAAATTCAGGCATGGCTTCCCCAGCCCATACAAAACATGCTTCCAGGAAACATCCATGTATCATTTCAAGTGCTTTTTGTTCCTCAAAAAAGTTTCCTTTGCGGCCTTTGCAAGCTCTAGTTTCTCTGGATGACCCATGGAAAAGATCCCATAAGACTAGTCATCCACCAATGTCcaatagcaaaaataacattgatactgaaaaaatgtgttttgacCAAACTAAG GTTAGGGAAAAGGTTCAAGCCATGGATAAAACATCTGTTCTGCGAACTCTGAAAGATCATCTTTACCAGTGCCCAAGCAAGTTATCCGAGGAGATGGTTAGGTGCATGGCTGCTGTATATTGCTGGCTTCGTAGCGCTGCATCTGTAAATACTGAAGCGAACCGATCACCTTTGTTGTCGAGGTCATCCACGAATGTTATACAGCCGCGACGTGGTACTGGAGAGGACCGAGATTGGTCTTGCAAATCAATGATTGAAATATCTTGGATATCAACTGATAAAAGCCAGTTTTCTCGTGCTTCTTATGCCATCAACAACTACAG AGTTTTGGTTGAACAACTAGAAAGAGTGAGTTTCAGTCAGATGGAAAATGATGCACAAACTGCATTTTGGATCAATGTGTACAATGCACTTGTTATGCAT GCATATTTAGCATACGGAATCCCCAACAACTCATTGAGAAGGTTAGCCTTGTTTCATAAG GCTGCTTACAACATTGGTGGCCATGTCATAAGTGCAAATGCTATAGAGCATGCAATATTTTGCTTCCGAACACCCCGAAGTGGACGG TGGCTAGAAACCATCCTTTCCACTGCCTTGAGAAAAAAGTCGGGTGAAGAAAGACAACTCAGTTCAAAATTGGGTCTTCTAAAGTTCCAACCCCTTGTCTGCTTTGCCCTTTGTACTGGAGCTTTTTCTGATCCTGCG CTAAAAGTCTACACGGCATCAAATGTTGGAGAAGAATTAGAAGCAGCAAAAAGAGAATTTCTTCAAGCAAATATAGTTGTGAAAAAGTCGAGGAAAGTGTTTCTACCAAAGGTGCTCGAGAGATATGCAAGGGAAGCATCTCTCAACTCAGATGATATTCTCAAATGGCTCACTGAAAATGTTGATAAGAAGCTACATGATTCGATACAGAAATGCATTGATCGTAAATCCAGCAAGAAGGCGTCTCAGATCATAGAGTGGCTGCCTTATAGTTCCAGGTTCTGGTACATATTCTCAAAGGATCTAGCTGAGAAGCCATGGTGGATGTGA
- the LOC142612817 gene encoding uncharacterized protein LOC142612817 isoform X1 — protein MGGFSVVEEATAAVGKREYGDTWGNPLFHSHHRRSKSASDRNASVLGGGVLRSIKQDQDERYVRSQVLPYSASVSRGQSPLHDYANYFNKNISSNHRASLEKDIEQLQLRLQQEKSMRMMLERTMGRASSTLSPGHRHFAAQTKELIAEIELLEEEVANREQHVLSLYRNIFDSVSQPPSAQNSGMASPAHTKHASRKHPCIISSAFCSSKKFPLRPLQALVSLDDPWKRSHKTSHPPMSNSKNNIDTEKMCFDQTKVREKVQAMDKTSVLRTLKDHLYQCPSKLSEEMVRCMAAVYCWLRSAASVNTEANRSPLLSRSSTNVIQPRRGTGEDRDWSCKSMIEISWISTDKSQFSRASYAINNYRVLVEQLERVSFSQMENDAQTAFWINVYNALVMHAYLAYGIPNNSLRRLALFHKAAYNIGGHVISANAIEHAIFCFRTPRSGRWLETILSTALRKKSGEERQLSSKLGLLKFQPLVCFALCTGAFSDPALKVYTASNVGEELEAAKREFLQANIVVKKSRKVFLPKVLERYAREASLNSDDILKWLTENVDKKLHDSIQKCIDRKSSKKASQIIEWLPYSSRFWYIFSKDLAEKPWWM, from the exons ATGGGTGGTTTTAGTGTTGTTGAGGAAGCAACAGCAGCAGTTGGGAAGAGAGAATATGGAGACACTTGGGGAAATCCACTTTTTCATTCCCATCACAGACGCTCTAAGAG TGCTTCAGACAGGAATGCAAGTGTTTTAGGAGGTGGAGTTTTGCGTTCCATAAAGCAGGACCAAGATGAAAGATATGTGAGATCACAG GTGTTACCATATTCAGCAAGTGTTTCTAGGGGACAAAGTCCTCTGCATGACTACGCCAACTATTTTAATAAGAACATTTCATCAAATCACAGGGCCTCCTTGGAAAAAGAT ATTGAGCAGCTGCAATTGCGATTACAGCAAGAAAAATCTATGCGCATGATGCTTGAGAGGACAATGGGTCGAGCTTCTAGTACTTTATCTCCTGGACATAGGCATTTTGCTGCTCAG ACAAAGGAATTGATTGCTGAAATTGAATTACTTGAAGAAGAGGTTGCAAACCGTGAGCAGCATGTTCTTTCTCTCTACAGGAACATCTTTGACAGTGTTAGTCAGCCACCTTCAGCACAAAATTCAGGCATGGCTTCCCCAGCCCATACAAAACATGCTTCCAGGAAACATCCATGTATCATTTCAAGTGCTTTTTGTTCCTCAAAAAAGTTTCCTTTGCGGCCTTTGCAAGCTCTAGTTTCTCTGGATGACCCATGGAAAAGATCCCATAAGACTAGTCATCCACCAATGTCcaatagcaaaaataacattgatactgaaaaaatgtgttttgacCAAACTAAG GTTAGGGAAAAGGTTCAAGCCATGGATAAAACATCTGTTCTGCGAACTCTGAAAGATCATCTTTACCAGTGCCCAAGCAAGTTATCCGAGGAGATGGTTAGGTGCATGGCTGCTGTATATTGCTGGCTTCGTAGCGCTGCATCTGTAAATACTGAAGCGAACCGATCACCTTTGTTGTCGAGGTCATCCACGAATGTTATACAGCCGCGACGTGGTACTGGAGAGGACCGAGATTGGTCTTGCAAATCAATGATTGAAATATCTTGGATATCAACTGATAAAAGCCAGTTTTCTCGTGCTTCTTATGCCATCAACAACTACAG AGTTTTGGTTGAACAACTAGAAAGAGTGAGTTTCAGTCAGATGGAAAATGATGCACAAACTGCATTTTGGATCAATGTGTACAATGCACTTGTTATGCAT GCATATTTAGCATACGGAATCCCCAACAACTCATTGAGAAGGTTAGCCTTGTTTCATAAG GCTGCTTACAACATTGGTGGCCATGTCATAAGTGCAAATGCTATAGAGCATGCAATATTTTGCTTCCGAACACCCCGAAGTGGACGG TGGCTAGAAACCATCCTTTCCACTGCCTTGAGAAAAAAGTCGGGTGAAGAAAGACAACTCAGTTCAAAATTGGGTCTTCTAAAGTTCCAACCCCTTGTCTGCTTTGCCCTTTGTACTGGAGCTTTTTCTGATCCTGCG CTAAAAGTCTACACGGCATCAAATGTTGGAGAAGAATTAGAAGCAGCAAAAAGAGAATTTCTTCAAGCAAATATAGTTGTGAAAAAGTCGAGGAAAGTGTTTCTACCAAAGGTGCTCGAGAGATATGCAAGGGAAGCATCTCTCAACTCAGATGATATTCTCAAATGGCTCACTGAAAATGTTGATAAGAAGCTACATGATTCGATACAGAAATGCATTGATCGTAAATCCAGCAAGAAGGCGTCTCAGATCATAGAGTGGCTGCCTTATAGTTCCAGGTTCTGGTACATATTCTCAAAGGATCTAGCTGAGAAGCCATGGTGGATGTGA